In Chanodichthys erythropterus isolate Z2021 chromosome 11, ASM2448905v1, whole genome shotgun sequence, a single window of DNA contains:
- the garem gene encoding GRB2-associated and regulator of MAPK protein 1 isoform X1, whose protein sequence is MDLGSMLYNSLKDVTWSTTTLPLDRLVSAYRLPQIVNLDSGESVEGLRENDYLLIHSCRQWTTITAHSLEEGHYVIGPKIEIPVHYEGQFKLLEQDRDIKEPVQYFNSVEEVAKAFPERVYVMEEITFNVKMASGESNEDTEVYNITLSTGDELTLMGQAEILYAKTSREKSRFNTIFKRIGKLNSISKLGRGKMPCLICMNHRTNESISLPFQCRGRFSTCSPLELQMQEGEHTIRTIVEKTRLPVNVMVPSSPPRNPHDLHLIREGHRYKLVNIQTKTVVVCCVLRSNKILPVHFPLHVSTALPRLLVPEGLLQGEAWLETVVHRWFAYCQEQFDIDDYSRAVRDVRVDWIEDGKSPKSSICGTGICNSSGSGSNGCPSHVHLPSSLSSARDELTQSFHRLSVCVYGNNLHGNSEVNLQGCVSLCGDCGPAEPPDADYLFPELLESSSGSLKPDVPYEELWMDHIKNPGPVLDHTEGVRGNSTVSGCTTVLPFSTAGPTSALLGTDVNLPPPPVPPKSEAVKEECRLLNAPPIPPRSSKQAGSSSATVPYPPAKPRQADTRSPSPTLSYYSSGLHNIGGEGESQSESDDQNHACYPCNWIRPDANEGSKPLPCLSPSVDASFSRLSWPNDFCVGDSSKGEDFTSIHCRSYSSYPRKRTPGTPKACPSGLLDWQANCDGSAVASKAQKFSQSAQFCTKSTSYTMEMCRDKSTEECNTNQSQSCPILPPRTPKCNDTKKDECAITATADVDVLELESKSCLLEREHHGTTDVFSISCPVATGLSWQPPSNLSGISIEEVSKSLRFIGLADDVVSLFVQEKIDGNLLLQLTEEILSEDFKLSKLQVKKLMQFINGWRPKM, encoded by the exons GGGAATCGGTGGAAGGGCTGAGAGAAAATGACTACCTCTTGATTCATTCATGCCGGCAGTGGACCACAATTACCGCCCATAGCCTAGAGGAGGGCCATTATGTCATCGGACCGAAAATCGAGATCCCTGTCCATTATGAGG GCCAGTTTAAGCTGCTGGAGCAGGACAGGGACATCAAGGAGCCTGTGCAGTACTTCAACAGCGTGGAGGAAGTGGCCAAAGCATTCCCTGAGCGAGTTTATGTCATGGAGGAAATAACCTTCAATGTCAAG ATGGCATCAGGAGAATCCAATGAGGACACTGAAGTCTACAACATCACACTTAGCACTGGGGATGAGCTGACACTAATGGGCCAGGCTGAGATCCTCTATGCCAAAACATCGCGAGAAAAATCACGTTTCAACACTATCTTCAAGCGCATCGGCAAGCTTAACTCCATCAGTAAGCTTGGCCGTGGAAAGATGCCCTGCCTTATCTGCATGAACCACCGCACCAATGAGAGCATCAGCCTGCCTTTCCAGTGCCGCGGTCGCTTCAGTACCTGCTCCCCACTTGAGCTGCAGATGCAGGAAGGTGAACACACTATTCGCACAATCGTGGAGAAGACCAGGTTACCTGTGAATGTCATGGTGCCCAGCAGCCCGCCACGTAATCCGCATGACCTCCATTTGATCCGCGAAGGCCATCGCTATAAGCTTGTCAACATCCAGACTAAGACAGTGGTGGTGTGTTGCGTGTTACGTTCGAACAAAATACTGCCAGTGCACTTCCCCTTGCACGTGTCTACAGCACTGCCACGTTTACTGGTGCCTGAAGGGCTGCTTCAAGGAGAAGCCTGGCTGGAGACAGTGGTCCACCGCTGGTTTGCTTACTGCCAGGAGCAGTTCGACATTGACGACTACTCTAGGGCAGTCCGTGACGTGCGGGTAGACTGGATTGAGGACGGAAAGAGCCCCAAAAGTAGCATCTGTGGTACAGGAATCTGCAACAGCAGTGGAAGCGGGAGCAATGGCTGCCCCTCACATGTGCATTTGCCAAGCTCTCTAAGCTCAGCCCGAGATGAGCTGACACAGTCATTTCATcgcctgtctgtctgtgtctacgGAAACAATCTCCATGGGAACAGCGAGGTGAATCTTCAGGGTTGCGTTAGCTTATGTGGAGATTGTGGGCCAGCAGAACCACCGGATGCAGATTATCTGTTTCCTGAACTGCTGGAGAGTTCTTCAGGCTCCCTTAAACCAGATGTGCCATACGAGGAGCTTTGGATGGATCATATTAAGAATCCCGGACCTGTGCTAGACCACACTGAGGGTGTCCGGGGAAACTCTACGGTCTCTGGCTGCACGACTGTACTGCCATTCTCCACAGCAGGTCCTACAAGTGCACTGCTTGGCACAGATGTCAATCTACCTCCACCTCCGGTGCCTCCAAAGTCTGAAGCT gtgaAGGAGGAGTGCCGATTGTTGAATGCTCCACCGATTCCACCAAGGAGCTCCAAGCAGGCAGGCTCAAGCAGTGCCACAGTGCCATACCCTCCTGCCAAGCCACGTCAGGCAGATACCCGCTCCCCAAGCCCAACACTATCCTATTACTCGTCTGGCTTACACAACAT AGGTGGAGAGGGTGAATCACAGAGTGAATCAGATGATCAGAACCATGCATGTTACCCATGTAACTGGATCAGACCAGATGCCAATGAAGGCTCCAAGCCTCTCCCTTGCCTCAGTCCTTCGGTAGATGCCTCTTTCTCCCGCCTTTCCTGGCCTAACGATTTCTGCGTGGGTGACTCGTCTAAAGGTGAGGACTTCACGTCGATTCACTGCAGGAGTTACTCCAGTTATCCTCGGAAGAGGACCCCTGGTACTCCTAAGGCTTGTCCTTCAGGCTTGTTAGACTGGCAAGCAAATTGTGATGGAAGTGCTGTGGCCTCCAAGGCCCAAAAGTTTTCCCAGTCTGCCCAGTTTTGCACCAAGTCCACCAGCTACACCATGGAAATGTGCAGAGACAAATCCACAGAGGAATGTAACACTAATCAAAGCCAGTCCTGCCCTATCTTGCCTCCAAGAACCCCTAAATGTAACGATACAAAGAAAGACGAGTGTGCTATTACAGCCACGGCTGATGTGGATGTTCTGGAACTTGAGTCCAAAAGCTGCTTGCTTGAAAGAGAGCATCACGGCACTACAGATGTGTTCTCCATTTCCTGTCCTGTAGCTACAGGCTTGTCTTGGCAACCACCAAGTAATCTATCAGGTATCTCCATTGAGGAGGTTTCTAAGTCACTACGGTTTATTGGTTTGGCAGATGATGTTGTCTCTTTGTTTGTCCAAGAAAAAATTGATGGAAATTTGCTCCTGCAGCTAACCGAGGAGATTCTGTCAGAAGACTTTAAGCTTAGCAAACTTCAAGTGAAGAAACTCATGCAGTTTATTAATGGCTGGAGGCCAaaaatgtaa
- the garem gene encoding GRB2-associated and regulator of MAPK protein 1 isoform X2, translated as MTLHSTTTTTMASGESNEDTEVYNITLSTGDELTLMGQAEILYAKTSREKSRFNTIFKRIGKLNSISKLGRGKMPCLICMNHRTNESISLPFQCRGRFSTCSPLELQMQEGEHTIRTIVEKTRLPVNVMVPSSPPRNPHDLHLIREGHRYKLVNIQTKTVVVCCVLRSNKILPVHFPLHVSTALPRLLVPEGLLQGEAWLETVVHRWFAYCQEQFDIDDYSRAVRDVRVDWIEDGKSPKSSICGTGICNSSGSGSNGCPSHVHLPSSLSSARDELTQSFHRLSVCVYGNNLHGNSEVNLQGCVSLCGDCGPAEPPDADYLFPELLESSSGSLKPDVPYEELWMDHIKNPGPVLDHTEGVRGNSTVSGCTTVLPFSTAGPTSALLGTDVNLPPPPVPPKSEAVKEECRLLNAPPIPPRSSKQAGSSSATVPYPPAKPRQADTRSPSPTLSYYSSGLHNIGGEGESQSESDDQNHACYPCNWIRPDANEGSKPLPCLSPSVDASFSRLSWPNDFCVGDSSKGEDFTSIHCRSYSSYPRKRTPGTPKACPSGLLDWQANCDGSAVASKAQKFSQSAQFCTKSTSYTMEMCRDKSTEECNTNQSQSCPILPPRTPKCNDTKKDECAITATADVDVLELESKSCLLEREHHGTTDVFSISCPVATGLSWQPPSNLSGISIEEVSKSLRFIGLADDVVSLFVQEKIDGNLLLQLTEEILSEDFKLSKLQVKKLMQFINGWRPKM; from the exons ATGACACTtcattcaacaacaacaacaaca ATGGCATCAGGAGAATCCAATGAGGACACTGAAGTCTACAACATCACACTTAGCACTGGGGATGAGCTGACACTAATGGGCCAGGCTGAGATCCTCTATGCCAAAACATCGCGAGAAAAATCACGTTTCAACACTATCTTCAAGCGCATCGGCAAGCTTAACTCCATCAGTAAGCTTGGCCGTGGAAAGATGCCCTGCCTTATCTGCATGAACCACCGCACCAATGAGAGCATCAGCCTGCCTTTCCAGTGCCGCGGTCGCTTCAGTACCTGCTCCCCACTTGAGCTGCAGATGCAGGAAGGTGAACACACTATTCGCACAATCGTGGAGAAGACCAGGTTACCTGTGAATGTCATGGTGCCCAGCAGCCCGCCACGTAATCCGCATGACCTCCATTTGATCCGCGAAGGCCATCGCTATAAGCTTGTCAACATCCAGACTAAGACAGTGGTGGTGTGTTGCGTGTTACGTTCGAACAAAATACTGCCAGTGCACTTCCCCTTGCACGTGTCTACAGCACTGCCACGTTTACTGGTGCCTGAAGGGCTGCTTCAAGGAGAAGCCTGGCTGGAGACAGTGGTCCACCGCTGGTTTGCTTACTGCCAGGAGCAGTTCGACATTGACGACTACTCTAGGGCAGTCCGTGACGTGCGGGTAGACTGGATTGAGGACGGAAAGAGCCCCAAAAGTAGCATCTGTGGTACAGGAATCTGCAACAGCAGTGGAAGCGGGAGCAATGGCTGCCCCTCACATGTGCATTTGCCAAGCTCTCTAAGCTCAGCCCGAGATGAGCTGACACAGTCATTTCATcgcctgtctgtctgtgtctacgGAAACAATCTCCATGGGAACAGCGAGGTGAATCTTCAGGGTTGCGTTAGCTTATGTGGAGATTGTGGGCCAGCAGAACCACCGGATGCAGATTATCTGTTTCCTGAACTGCTGGAGAGTTCTTCAGGCTCCCTTAAACCAGATGTGCCATACGAGGAGCTTTGGATGGATCATATTAAGAATCCCGGACCTGTGCTAGACCACACTGAGGGTGTCCGGGGAAACTCTACGGTCTCTGGCTGCACGACTGTACTGCCATTCTCCACAGCAGGTCCTACAAGTGCACTGCTTGGCACAGATGTCAATCTACCTCCACCTCCGGTGCCTCCAAAGTCTGAAGCT gtgaAGGAGGAGTGCCGATTGTTGAATGCTCCACCGATTCCACCAAGGAGCTCCAAGCAGGCAGGCTCAAGCAGTGCCACAGTGCCATACCCTCCTGCCAAGCCACGTCAGGCAGATACCCGCTCCCCAAGCCCAACACTATCCTATTACTCGTCTGGCTTACACAACAT AGGTGGAGAGGGTGAATCACAGAGTGAATCAGATGATCAGAACCATGCATGTTACCCATGTAACTGGATCAGACCAGATGCCAATGAAGGCTCCAAGCCTCTCCCTTGCCTCAGTCCTTCGGTAGATGCCTCTTTCTCCCGCCTTTCCTGGCCTAACGATTTCTGCGTGGGTGACTCGTCTAAAGGTGAGGACTTCACGTCGATTCACTGCAGGAGTTACTCCAGTTATCCTCGGAAGAGGACCCCTGGTACTCCTAAGGCTTGTCCTTCAGGCTTGTTAGACTGGCAAGCAAATTGTGATGGAAGTGCTGTGGCCTCCAAGGCCCAAAAGTTTTCCCAGTCTGCCCAGTTTTGCACCAAGTCCACCAGCTACACCATGGAAATGTGCAGAGACAAATCCACAGAGGAATGTAACACTAATCAAAGCCAGTCCTGCCCTATCTTGCCTCCAAGAACCCCTAAATGTAACGATACAAAGAAAGACGAGTGTGCTATTACAGCCACGGCTGATGTGGATGTTCTGGAACTTGAGTCCAAAAGCTGCTTGCTTGAAAGAGAGCATCACGGCACTACAGATGTGTTCTCCATTTCCTGTCCTGTAGCTACAGGCTTGTCTTGGCAACCACCAAGTAATCTATCAGGTATCTCCATTGAGGAGGTTTCTAAGTCACTACGGTTTATTGGTTTGGCAGATGATGTTGTCTCTTTGTTTGTCCAAGAAAAAATTGATGGAAATTTGCTCCTGCAGCTAACCGAGGAGATTCTGTCAGAAGACTTTAAGCTTAGCAAACTTCAAGTGAAGAAACTCATGCAGTTTATTAATGGCTGGAGGCCAaaaatgtaa